A section of the Hevea brasiliensis isolate MT/VB/25A 57/8 chromosome 17, ASM3005281v1, whole genome shotgun sequence genome encodes:
- the LOC110638340 gene encoding mediator of RNA polymerase II transcription subunit 25-like: MAEKQLIVAVEGSAAMGPFWQTILSDYLEKIIGSFCGGDLTGQKPSPSNNVELSLVTFNSHGSYSACLVQRTGWTRDVDIFLQWLAAIPFAGGGFNDAAIAEGLSEALMMFPYAPNGSQPQQNIDGQRHCVLIAASNPYPLPTPVYRPQMQNLEQSQYIDPQTESCLSDAETVAKSFPQCSVSLSVICPKQLPKIRAIYNAGKRNIQAADPIVDNVKNPHFLVLISENFMEARASLSLPGVANLSSNQSPVKADVASVTSAAGPAASVNGSILNRSQISVANVPTATVKVEPTTLTSMAPGPAFSHIPSALPSSQAVPSLQTSSPPTTTQEMITGGENVPDSKPSVSGMPESVRSVPPGAANVSILNNLSQARQVMNSAALTGGTTIVLQSMKQTPVAMHVSNMISSGMASSVPPAQNVFSSGQPSISSITGSGTTQIAPNSGLGSFTSATSNISGNSNLGISQPMGNLQGGVSMGPSVPGMSQGNLSGAQMVQSGISMNQNMMSGLGPSGVSSGSSTMIPTPGMPQQAQSGMQSLGVNNNSAANMPLSQQTTSAVQPAQSKYVKVWEGNLSGQRQGQPVFITKLEGYRSASASETLASNWPPTMQIVRLISQDLMNNKQYVRKADFLVFRAMNQHGFLGQLQEKKLCAVIQLPSQTLLLSVSDKACRLIGMLFPGDMVVFKPQISSQQQQMQQQHHQQMPPQQHPQLQQQQLPQQQQQQQLPQLQQQQQLPQLQHQQQHPQLQQQQQLSQLQQQQQQLQQQQQQLPQLQQQLQPSQQQQQQQQLPQLQQQLPQQQELVGTGMGQAYVQGPGRSQLVSQGQVSSQGPTNMPGGGFMS, translated from the exons ATGGCAGAGAAGCAGCTGATCGTGGCCGTTGAAGGCTCCGCGGCCATGGGCCCCTTCTGGCAGACCATCCTTTCTGATTACCTTGAAAAGATCATCGG GTCTTTTTGTGGTGGTGACTTGACTGGGCAG AAACCTTCACCTTCTAATAATGTCGAGCTCTCACTGGTCACATTTAATTCTCATGGATCTTATTCTG CTTGCTTAGTGCAACGGACTGGCTGGACAAGAGATGTTGACATCTTTTTACAATGGTTAGCGGCCATTCCTTTTGCTGGTGGTGGCTTCAATGACGCTGCAATTGCAGAAGGTCTTTCTGAAGCTTTAATG ATGTTCCCTTATGCTCCAAATGGAAGCCAACCTCAACAAAATATAGATGGACAAAGGCATTGTGTTCTTATTGCAGCAAGTAACCCTTATCCCTTGCCAACACCAGTCTATCGACCACAAATGCAAAATTTGGAGCAGAGTCAATATATTGATCCACAAACAGAAAGTTGCCTATCTGATGCAGAGACCGTTGCGAAATCATTTCCTCAA TGTTCTGTTTCTCTGTCTGTCATTTGTCCAAAACAGCTGCCAAAAATTAGAGCAATCTACAATGCG GGAAAACGGAACATCCAAGCAGCAGATCCAATAGTTGACAATGttaaaaatcctcattttcttgtTCTAATCTCTGAGAACTTCATGGAGGCGCGTGCTTCTTTAAGTCTTCCTGGAGTTGCAAATCTATCTTCTAATCAGAGTCCTGTAAAAGCGGACGTCGCTTCAGTTACTTCTGCTGCAGGGCCAGCTGCATCAG TGAATGGATCTATCTTGAACCGGTCACAAATTTCAGTTGCAAATGTTCCCACTGCAACTGTAAAAGTT GAACCAACCACTTTAACTTCCATGGCACCTGGACCTGCTTTTTCACATATTCCATCTGCGCTTCCCAGTTCTCAAGCAGTTCCAAGTTTGCAGACATCTTCACCGCCTACAACTACTCAAGAGATGATTACAGGTGGTGAAAATGTGCCAGACTCAAAACCGAGTGTCAGTGGGATGCCAGAGTCTGTACGTTCTGTGCCTCCTGGTGCAGCGAATGTTAGCATACTGAATAATCTCTCTCAAGCACGCCAAGTGATGAACTCTGCAGCTTTAACTGGAGGAACTACGATCGTTCTTCAATCAATGAAGCAGACTCCTGTTGCCATGCATGTGTCAAATATGATATCCAGTGGCATGGCTTCTTCTGTACCTCCTGCTCAAAATGTTTTTTCATCAGGACAACCTAGTATTAGTTCAATAACAGGATCAGGAACAACACAAATTGCACCAAACTCTGGTCTTGGTTCATTCACTTCTGCAACTTCTAACATATCTGGAAACTCAAATCTTGGAATTTCACAACCCATGGGTAACCTTCAAGGAGGTGTTAGCATGGGTCCATCGGTACCAGGCATGAGCCAAGGAAATCTTTCAGGGGCACAAATGGTGCAAAGTGGAATTAGCATGAATCAGAATATGATGAGTGGTCTTGGTCCGTCGGGTGTCTCTTCTGGAAGCAGCACCATGATTCCAACTCCAGGAATGCCTCAACAAGCACAAAGTGGGATGCAGTCTCTTGGTGTGAATAACAACTCAGCAGCTAATATGCCATTGTCACAGCAGACAACAAGTGCTGTGCAACCAGCACAATCCAAATATGTCAAAGTCTGGGAG GGAAATTTGTCTGGGCAGCGTCAAGGACAGCCTGTCTTTATCACCAAATTGGAA GGTTACAGGAGTGCTTCGGCTTCTGAGAC GCTTGCTTCAAACTGGCCACCAACAATGCAAATAGTTCGGCTTATATCTCAGGACCTTATGAACAACAA GCAATATGTTAGGAAGGCTGATTTTCTAGTATTTCGGGCAATGAATCAGCATGGATTTCTTGGACAACTTCAAGAAAAGAAGCTT TGTGCAGTCATCCAATTGCCATCACAGACATTACTGCTTTCTGTTTCAGACAAAGCCTGCCGCTTGATAGGGATGCTCTTTCCTGGG GATATGGTTGTGTTTAAGCCTCAAATATCCAGTCAGCAGCAACAAATGCAGCAGCAGCATCACCAGCAGATGCCACCGCAGCAGCATCCACAGCTACAGCAGCAACAGCTTCCACAGCAGCAACAGCAACAACAACTTCCACAGCTACAGCAGCAGCAGCAACTTCCACAGCTGCAACATCAGCAACAGCATCCCCAATTGCAGCAACAGCAACAACTCTCACAGcttcaacaacaacaacaacagcttcaacagcagcagcagcagcttcCACAGTTGCAGCAGCAGCTTCAGCCgtcgcagcagcagcagcagcagcagcagcttcCGCAGTTGCAGCAGCAACTTCCCCAGCAGCAAGAATTGGTTGGGACGGGAATGGGTCAGGCATACGTTCAAGGTCCAGGACGGTCTCAATTAGTTTCTCAGGGACAAGTTTCATCACAAGGGCCAACAAACATGCCTGGAGGTGGCTTTATGAGTTAA
- the LOC131175564 gene encoding mediator of RNA polymerase II transcription subunit 25-like, whose product MAEKQLIVAVEGSAAMGPFWQTILSDYLEKIIGSFCGGDLTGQKPSPSNNVELLLVTFNSHGSYSACLVQRTGWTRDVDIFLQWLAAIPFAGGGFNDAAIAEGLSEALMMFPYAPNGSQPQQNIDGQRHCVLIAASNPYPLPTPVYRPQIQNLEQSQYIDPQTESCLSDAETVAKSFPQCSVSLSVICPK is encoded by the exons ATGGCAGAGAAGCAGCTGATCGTGGCCGTTGAAGGCTCCGCGGCCATGGGCCCCTTCTGGCAGACGATCCTTTCTGATTACCTTGAAAAGATCATCGG GTCTTTTTGTGGTGGTGACTTAACTGGGCAG AAACCTTCACCTTCTAATAATGTCGAGCTCTTACTGGTCACATTTAATTCTCATGGATCTTATTCTG CTTGCTTAGTGCAACGGACTGGCTGGACAAGAGATGTTGACATCTTTTTACAATGGTTAGCGGCCATTCCTTTTGCTGGTGGTGGCTTCAATGACGCTGCAATTGCAGAAGGTCTTTCTGAAGCTTTAATG ATGTTCCCTTATGCTCCAAATGGAAGCCAACCTCAACAAAATATAGATGGACAAAGGCATTGTGTTCTTATTGCAGCAAGTAACCCTTATCCCTTGCCAACACCAGTCTATCGACCACAAATACAAAATTTGGAGCAGAGTCAATATATTGATCCACAAACAGAAAGTTGCCTATCTGATGCAGAGACAGTTGCGAAATCATTTCCTCAA TGCTCTGTTTCTCTGTCTGTCATCTGTCCAAAATAG